One part of the Algibacter sp. L1A34 genome encodes these proteins:
- the purH gene encoding bifunctional phosphoribosylaminoimidazolecarboxamide formyltransferase/IMP cyclohydrolase, translating to MSNEKTIKSALISVFSKDGLEPIVKKLNEQGVTIYSTGGTEKFINDLGIDVVPVEEVTSYPSILGGRVKTLHPKVFGGILNRQNHAGDVAELAEYEIPQIDVVIVDLYPFEKTVASGASEQDIIEKIDIGGISLIRAAAKNFADVICVSSVDDYAEFLDVISENNGSISEENRKRFAGKAFNVSSHYDTAIFNYFNKNNEETVLKISETNGKTLRYGENPHQKGFFFGNFDELFTKLHGKELSYNNLLDVDAAVNLMNEFKNDAPTFAVLKHNNACGLAQRDTLHQAYVDALAGDPVSAFGGVLISNKEIDLATAEEIHKLFCEVVIAPSFAPDALVALKGKKNRILLEIHNIEMPKTNVRSCLNGVLVQDRNNITDQAEDLKTVTTLAPTSEQVEDLLFASKICKHTKSNTIVLTKNKQLLASGTGQTSRVDALEQAIHKAQTFKFDLNGAAMASDAFFPFPDCVEIAKNAGVASVIQPGGSIKDQLSIDYCNDNNVAMVMTGTRHFKH from the coding sequence ATGAGCAACGAAAAAACCATTAAATCGGCCCTAATTTCTGTATTTAGTAAAGACGGATTAGAACCTATTGTAAAAAAGTTAAACGAGCAAGGCGTAACCATTTATTCTACTGGTGGCACCGAAAAATTTATTAACGATTTAGGTATAGACGTTGTTCCTGTAGAAGAAGTTACCTCTTACCCTTCTATTCTTGGTGGTCGTGTAAAAACATTACACCCTAAAGTTTTTGGAGGAATTTTAAATAGACAAAACCATGCTGGTGATGTTGCTGAATTAGCTGAATACGAAATCCCACAAATTGACGTTGTAATTGTTGATTTATATCCATTTGAAAAAACAGTAGCTTCTGGAGCTAGTGAACAAGATATTATTGAAAAAATTGATATCGGTGGTATTTCTTTAATTCGTGCAGCGGCTAAAAACTTTGCTGATGTAATTTGTGTATCATCAGTTGATGATTATGCTGAATTTCTAGACGTTATTTCAGAAAACAACGGTAGCATTTCAGAAGAAAACAGAAAACGTTTTGCAGGAAAAGCATTCAACGTTTCTTCTCATTACGATACAGCCATTTTTAACTACTTCAACAAAAATAATGAAGAGACTGTTTTAAAAATTAGCGAAACAAACGGTAAAACTTTACGTTATGGTGAAAACCCACACCAAAAAGGGTTTTTCTTCGGAAACTTCGATGAGTTATTTACTAAACTTCACGGGAAAGAATTAAGCTATAACAACCTTTTAGATGTTGATGCAGCCGTTAACTTAATGAACGAGTTTAAAAACGATGCGCCAACATTTGCCGTTTTAAAACATAATAACGCTTGTGGTTTAGCACAACGTGATACATTGCACCAAGCCTATGTTGATGCTTTAGCTGGCGATCCAGTTTCTGCTTTTGGTGGCGTTTTAATTAGTAACAAAGAAATTGATTTAGCTACAGCTGAAGAAATACATAAATTATTCTGTGAGGTAGTTATTGCGCCGTCATTTGCTCCAGATGCGTTAGTAGCATTAAAAGGTAAAAAGAACAGGATTCTATTAGAAATTCATAATATTGAAATGCCTAAAACAAATGTAAGAAGTTGTTTAAACGGTGTTTTAGTTCAAGACAGAAATAATATTACAGATCAAGCTGAAGATTTAAAAACAGTAACAACTTTAGCGCCAACAAGCGAACAAGTTGAAGATTTACTTTTTGCCTCTAAAATTTGTAAGCATACAAAATCTAACACAATTGTTTTAACAAAAAACAAACAATTGTTGGCAAGTGGAACAGGACAAACTAGTCGTGTTGATGCTTTAGAGCAAGCCATACATAAAGCACAAACTTTTAAATTCGATTTAAATGGAGCTGCTATGGCAAGTGATGCTTTTTTCCCTTTCCCTGATTGTGTAGAAATCGCTAAAAATGCTGGTGTTGCTTCTGTTATACAACCAGGTGGTTCTATAAAAGATCAATTAAGTATCGATTATTGCAATGATAATAATGTGGCTATGGTAATGACCGGAACTCGTCATTTTAAACACTAA
- a CDS encoding rod shape-determining protein, which yields MGFFDFLTEDIAIDLGTANTLIIHNDKVVVDAPSIVARDRVSGKIIAVGQEASLMQGKTHENIKTIRPLKDGVIADFDASEQMISMFIKNIPALKKRFFTPALRMVICIPSGITEVEMRAVKESAERVNGKEVYLIHEPMAAAIGIGVDIMQPKGNMVVDIGGGTTEIAVIALGGIVCDKSVKIAGDVFTNDIVYYMRTQHNLYVGERTAEKIKIQIGAATEDLELPPEDMSVQGRDLLTGKPKQVSISYREIAKALDKSILRIEDAVMETLSQTPPELAADIYNTGIYLAGGGSMLRGLDKRLSLKTDLPVYIAEDPLRAVVRGTGITLKNLPKYKSVLIK from the coding sequence ATGGGATTTTTTGACTTCCTTACCGAAGATATAGCCATAGATTTAGGTACCGCAAACACACTTATTATTCATAATGACAAGGTTGTTGTAGACGCACCATCTATCGTAGCACGAGATAGAGTTTCTGGTAAAATTATTGCCGTTGGGCAAGAAGCCAGTTTAATGCAAGGTAAAACCCATGAAAACATTAAAACCATTCGTCCTTTAAAAGACGGTGTTATTGCAGATTTTGATGCTTCGGAACAAATGATAAGTATGTTTATAAAAAACATACCTGCATTAAAAAAGAGGTTTTTCACACCTGCTTTACGTATGGTAATTTGTATTCCTTCGGGAATTACAGAAGTGGAAATGCGAGCGGTAAAAGAAAGTGCAGAACGTGTTAATGGTAAAGAAGTTTACTTAATTCACGAACCTATGGCTGCTGCAATTGGTATTGGCGTAGATATTATGCAACCAAAAGGAAACATGGTTGTGGATATAGGAGGTGGTACAACAGAAATTGCGGTTATTGCTCTTGGAGGTATTGTTTGCGACAAATCGGTTAAAATTGCAGGTGATGTATTTACCAACGATATTGTGTATTACATGCGTACACAGCACAATTTATATGTTGGTGAACGTACTGCGGAAAAAATAAAAATACAAATTGGTGCTGCAACTGAAGATTTAGAGTTGCCCCCAGAAGATATGAGCGTTCAAGGACGTGATTTATTAACAGGAAAACCTAAACAAGTATCTATTTCTTATAGGGAAATCGCGAAGGCTTTAGATAAATCTATTTTACGTATCGAAGATGCAGTTATGGAAACCTTATCTCAAACGCCTCCAGAATTAGCTGCCGATATTTACAACACTGGTATTTACTTAGCTGGTGGTGGATCTATGCTTCGTGGTTTAGACAAGCGTTTATCTTTAAAAACAGATTTACCGGTTTACATTGCCGAAGATCCGTTACGTGCAGTAGTACGTGGTACTGGTATTACACTTAAAAACTTACCTAAATACAAAAGTGTATTGATAAAATAA
- the mreC gene encoding rod shape-determining protein MreC yields MQQIINFIIRNKNFLLFFLLFSISIVFTIQSHSYHKSKFINSANFLTGGVYNSVNNISDYFSLRSQNNLLAEENKHLKSLLYNSTENDSIYIDSLSFKNKYKFTSANIIKNSYSLSDNVLLLNKGKNDSIQEDFGVITSQGILGIINKTSKNFATVISILNTTSNISAKLKKSNHYGSLKWNAKNPRLTQLVDIPKIASFKVGDTIVTSGLSSIFPKGIPIGTVNDFKLDNNENYYEINVLLFNDMTNIEHVYIIENTNLPEINNLINGNSNE; encoded by the coding sequence ATGCAACAGATTATTAATTTTATAATAAGAAACAAAAATTTTTTGTTGTTCTTTTTGCTGTTTAGTATTTCTATAGTTTTTACTATTCAATCGCATTCGTACCATAAAAGCAAGTTTATAAATTCAGCCAATTTTTTAACGGGTGGTGTTTATAATTCGGTCAATAATATTTCGGATTATTTTAGTTTAAGATCCCAAAACAATTTATTAGCAGAAGAAAACAAACATCTTAAATCACTTTTATATAATAGCACGGAAAATGACTCTATTTATATAGACAGCCTAAGCTTTAAAAATAAATACAAATTTACTTCGGCTAATATTATTAAGAACAGTTATTCCTTATCTGATAACGTCCTTCTTTTAAACAAAGGAAAAAACGATAGTATTCAAGAAGATTTTGGAGTTATTACAAGTCAAGGTATTTTAGGAATTATAAATAAAACTAGTAAAAATTTCGCAACTGTTATTTCTATTTTAAATACAACGAGTAATATTAGCGCCAAGTTAAAAAAAAGCAATCATTATGGATCTTTAAAATGGAATGCAAAAAACCCAAGATTAACCCAACTTGTCGACATCCCAAAAATAGCAAGTTTTAAAGTAGGAGATACTATTGTAACCTCAGGGCTTTCATCTATTTTCCCTAAAGGTATTCCAATTGGTACGGTTAACGATTTCAAACTCGATAATAACGAAAACTATTATGAAATAAACGTATTGCTATTTAACGACATGACAAATATTGAGCATGTTTACATTATAGAAAACACAAATCTTCCTGAAATTAATAACCTCATAAACGGCAATAGTAATGAATAG
- the mrdA gene encoding penicillin-binding protein 2 — MRQFLLFISIILVGVLFISRLFYLQVYSSNSDSLYDDNAIRKVWDYPKRGFVYDRNGELLVSNQPSYDVMVIPREVEALDTLEFCNLLKIDKEKFIKTYNKARRYSPRLSSVFVSHLSKSDYAVLQEKMRKFKGFYIQKRSLRHYETTIGANVLGDIGEVNNAIINRDDYYKMGDLIGKQGIEASYEKTLRGVKGLKFIQKDRFNRNIGPYKDGEFDIIPEQGKDIKITIEADLQAYGELLMQNKRGGIIAIEPSSGEILAMISAPTYDPNILVGRNRSKNFTKLYNDSIAKPLFNRSLQGVYEPGSPFKLMNALIALQEKVITPDETVTCYGGYKYGNRFMKCHCHSGTRNDLVSGIQRSCNAYFATTYRKILDKNGNASEGIDTWSNHAKSFGLGEFLNNDLYVGQKGRIPDRAYYKNIYPNTFYSTYTISNAIGQGEVATTPIQLANMAAAIANRGYYYTPHIIKNIEGETLPDQFTKPKKTTIDKQNFDPVIEGMYQVYKKGTAASLQVKDIDICGKTGTVENFVKIDSIKTQLTDHSIFLAFAPKDNPKIAIAVFVENGYWGSRFAGRIASLMIEKHIKKEITRKDLEEWILNHSLENEYAKPYSGEPFKINGQTSLQTVDHKEYNRLKTQLNKINKTAN; from the coding sequence ATGAGGCAATTTTTACTTTTTATCTCCATCATTCTTGTTGGTGTTTTATTCATTTCTAGGCTTTTTTATCTTCAAGTGTACAGCTCGAATTCTGATAGCTTATATGATGATAACGCCATTAGAAAAGTATGGGATTACCCCAAGCGTGGTTTTGTGTATGATAGAAACGGAGAACTTCTAGTTTCCAATCAACCATCGTACGATGTTATGGTTATTCCTCGTGAAGTAGAAGCATTAGATACTTTAGAGTTCTGTAATCTTTTAAAAATTGATAAAGAAAAATTCATAAAAACATATAACAAAGCACGCCGTTATTCTCCCAGATTATCGTCTGTTTTTGTATCGCATCTATCCAAATCAGATTATGCCGTTCTACAAGAGAAAATGCGAAAATTTAAAGGCTTTTATATTCAAAAACGTTCTCTTAGACATTATGAAACTACTATTGGCGCCAACGTTTTAGGCGATATTGGAGAGGTTAACAATGCCATTATAAATCGTGATGATTATTACAAAATGGGTGACCTTATCGGAAAACAAGGTATCGAGGCATCTTATGAGAAAACATTACGTGGTGTTAAAGGCTTGAAATTTATTCAAAAAGATCGATTTAATCGAAATATTGGTCCTTATAAAGATGGTGAATTCGATATTATTCCTGAACAAGGTAAAGACATAAAAATTACTATCGAGGCAGATTTACAAGCTTATGGCGAATTGCTTATGCAGAATAAACGCGGAGGTATTATTGCTATAGAACCATCATCCGGAGAAATTTTAGCGATGATTTCTGCACCAACTTACGATCCTAATATTTTAGTAGGAAGAAATCGCTCTAAAAATTTCACAAAACTCTACAACGATTCTATAGCAAAGCCACTTTTTAACAGAAGTCTTCAAGGTGTTTACGAGCCTGGATCTCCTTTTAAATTAATGAATGCTTTAATTGCTTTACAAGAAAAAGTGATAACACCAGATGAAACGGTAACCTGCTATGGCGGCTATAAATACGGAAATCGCTTTATGAAATGCCACTGCCACAGTGGTACTAGAAATGATTTAGTTTCGGGCATTCAACGATCTTGTAACGCCTATTTCGCTACAACATATAGAAAAATTTTAGACAAAAATGGAAATGCTTCCGAAGGTATTGACACATGGAGTAACCATGCCAAAAGTTTTGGTTTAGGCGAATTCCTTAACAATGATTTATATGTAGGGCAAAAAGGTAGAATTCCCGATAGAGCTTACTATAAGAATATTTACCCAAACACTTTTTACTCCACATATACCATTTCTAACGCTATTGGTCAAGGTGAAGTTGCAACCACACCAATTCAATTGGCAAATATGGCAGCTGCTATTGCAAACCGCGGATATTATTACACACCTCATATTATAAAAAACATAGAAGGCGAAACTCTTCCAGATCAATTTACAAAACCTAAAAAAACCACGATAGATAAACAAAATTTCGATCCCGTTATAGAAGGAATGTATCAAGTTTATAAAAAAGGTACTGCTGCATCTTTACAAGTAAAAGATATTGATATTTGCGGAAAAACAGGAACCGTAGAAAACTTTGTTAAAATTGATAGTATAAAAACACAACTTACCGACCATTCTATTTTTTTAGCTTTCGCTCCAAAAGACAACCCAAAAATAGCCATTGCCGTTTTTGTCGAAAACGGATATTGGGGAAGTCGTTTTGCGGGTCGTATTGCTAGTTTAATGATCGAAAAACATATTAAAAAAGAAATTACGAGAAAAGATTTAGAAGAATGGATTTTAAACCATAGTTTAGAAAACGAATATGCTAAACCCTATTCTGGCGAACCTTTTAAAATAAACGGTCAAACAAGCTTGCAAACTGTTGATCACAAAGAATACAACCGACTAAAAACACAGCTGAATAAAATTAATAAAACAGCAAATTAA
- the rodA gene encoding rod shape-determining protein RodA, producing the protein MVRDTNRHFKFDWITIFLFFLLVGFGWLNILSASHTGITLDYFDLDQPFGKQLIFIFLTFGLIILLLAIDAKFYERFSSIIYIISMLSLVGLFIFGKNVNGATSWYAIGGMTLQPSEFAKTATALAVAKYISDLNTNIKNFSDQIKTFAIIITPAILVLLQNDTGSTIVYGAFFFVLYREGLPKFYLTIAVSVILLSILSLKFGPIITSTIAILILTAYHFLNKRKLRIYQLALILIAALSVAFGVKFFYQSILQPHQQDRISLWLRLEKDPVKLQRMKQTFAYNLNESEKAISSGGFSGKGFMEGTRTTGKFVPEQHTDYIFSTVGEEWGFLGSSFVVIIFVLLLLRILHLAELQKSQFSRVYGYSVAAIIFIHFLINIGMVMGLIPTIGIPLPLFSYGGSGLWAFTILIFIFIKLDSNKINEW; encoded by the coding sequence ATGGTTAGAGACACTAACAGACATTTTAAATTCGATTGGATTACCATTTTTTTATTCTTTCTTTTGGTTGGTTTTGGATGGCTGAATATTTTATCGGCATCACATACCGGGATCACTTTAGATTATTTCGATTTAGACCAACCTTTTGGAAAACAACTTATTTTCATTTTTTTAACCTTCGGTTTAATTATTCTGCTCTTAGCCATCGATGCAAAGTTCTACGAGCGTTTTTCTAGCATTATTTACATCATTTCCATGTTATCCTTAGTTGGACTCTTTATATTCGGGAAAAACGTAAATGGAGCGACCTCTTGGTATGCCATTGGAGGAATGACACTACAACCTAGTGAGTTCGCTAAAACAGCTACAGCTCTAGCCGTTGCAAAATACATTAGTGATTTAAATACCAACATAAAAAACTTTAGCGATCAAATTAAAACGTTTGCTATTATCATAACGCCTGCGATTTTAGTCTTACTGCAAAACGATACAGGAAGTACCATTGTTTACGGAGCATTCTTTTTTGTTCTGTACCGTGAAGGATTACCAAAATTCTATTTAACCATAGCTGTTTCGGTTATTTTACTTTCTATTCTATCTTTAAAATTTGGACCAATAATCACATCAACAATAGCCATTTTAATCCTTACTGCTTATCACTTTTTAAATAAAAGAAAACTTCGAATCTACCAATTAGCATTGATTCTCATTGCGGCATTATCAGTCGCTTTTGGCGTAAAATTCTTTTATCAAAGTATTTTACAACCACATCAACAAGACCGTATAAGCCTATGGTTGCGTTTAGAAAAGGACCCCGTGAAACTGCAGCGCATGAAGCAAACTTTTGCTTACAACCTTAACGAATCGGAAAAAGCCATAAGTTCAGGCGGTTTTTCAGGAAAAGGCTTTATGGAAGGCACGCGAACCACAGGTAAATTTGTACCCGAACAACACACCGATTATATTTTTAGTACTGTTGGAGAAGAATGGGGATTTCTTGGTAGTTCCTTCGTAGTTATCATTTTTGTTTTGCTCCTGCTCCGCATTTTACATTTGGCAGAACTACAAAAATCGCAATTTAGTCGCGTTTACGGCTATAGCGTTGCCGCTATAATCTTTATCCACTTTCTTATTAATATAGGTATGGTTATGGGTTTAATTCCAACCATTGGTATTCCGCTACCTTTATTTAGTTATGGTGGTTCCGGGCTTTGGGCTTTCACTATTTTAATCTTTATTTTTATTAAATTAGACTCCAATAAAATCAACGAATGGTAA
- the def gene encoding peptide deformylase: MKNLFLILSIILTLAACSSSKTGIKQSFSTNQVNLITSFDSLTPMRVYKITDKKDSLLLRSKSLYIKPDLNNMVLKTFVNRLFATVRDSMSMGVGIAAPQVGILKNIIWVQRFDKENLPFEVYLNPKIINYSSTKQSVKEGCLSIPNRSDMLNSRSLSIDIEYDTMNAEHKTETITDFTAVIFQHEIDHLSGILYLDHLEKEIRDAKNNKD; encoded by the coding sequence ATGAAAAATCTGTTTTTAATACTATCAATAATACTCACTTTAGCAGCATGCTCAAGCAGTAAAACCGGTATTAAACAAAGCTTTTCTACTAACCAAGTAAATTTAATTACAAGTTTCGATAGCTTAACACCCATGCGGGTTTATAAAATAACGGACAAAAAAGATTCACTTTTACTACGCTCAAAAAGTTTGTATATAAAACCCGATCTAAACAATATGGTTCTTAAAACCTTTGTAAATAGATTATTCGCTACAGTTAGAGATAGCATGTCCATGGGCGTAGGCATTGCAGCTCCGCAAGTTGGTATTCTAAAAAACATTATTTGGGTACAACGTTTCGATAAAGAAAACCTGCCGTTTGAAGTTTATTTAAACCCCAAAATAATCAACTATTCTAGCACGAAACAATCGGTAAAAGAAGGTTGCTTATCCATACCGAATCGTAGCGATATGCTTAACAGCCGTTCCCTATCAATAGATATTGAATATGATACTATGAATGCCGAACATAAAACGGAAACTATAACGGATTTCACAGCTGTTATATTTCAGCACGAAATAGATCATTTAAGTGGCATTTTATATTTAGATCACTTAGAAAAAGAAATCCGCGACGCCAAAAACAACAAGGATTAA